In Nocardia sputorum, a single genomic region encodes these proteins:
- a CDS encoding TetR/AcrR family transcriptional regulator, whose product MARQQERARRTRAAIIRSAAVEFGKSGYAAASLNRILEGSRATKGAMYFHFDSKEDLARAVLETAVERYRASAERWLARTDLSPLDVLHGVVDEIALRLEHDIIVQAEYRLIIEPDFYRDVQAGGGRILGRTTRVLTVRAIDHGQLRADADPDRFTRTLAAALAGQRYMVALLGGQVDLRARFEEALEVVIEAMATMEWLEKFRSDGWRAQARLEELGLSL is encoded by the coding sequence ATGGCACGGCAGCAAGAGCGGGCGCGCCGGACACGGGCGGCGATTATCAGGTCCGCCGCCGTTGAGTTCGGGAAGAGCGGCTATGCCGCTGCATCGCTCAACCGCATATTGGAAGGGTCGCGCGCCACCAAGGGCGCGATGTACTTCCATTTCGATTCGAAGGAAGATCTGGCACGCGCGGTGCTGGAGACCGCGGTGGAACGCTACCGCGCGTCCGCCGAGCGCTGGCTGGCCCGAACGGATCTCAGTCCGCTGGACGTCCTGCACGGGGTGGTCGATGAGATCGCGCTGCGGTTGGAGCACGACATCATCGTGCAGGCCGAGTACCGCCTGATCATCGAACCCGACTTCTACCGTGACGTGCAGGCCGGTGGCGGCCGCATCCTGGGTCGCACCACCAGGGTGCTCACCGTCCGCGCCATCGACCACGGGCAGCTGCGCGCGGATGCCGATCCCGACCGGTTCACCCGCACGCTCGCCGCCGCGCTGGCCGGCCAGCGGTACATGGTGGCCCTGCTCGGCGGACAGGTGGACCTGCGGGCGCGATTCGAGGAGGCGCTCGAGGTCGTGATCGAGGCCATGGCCACCATGGAATGGCTGGAGAAGTTCCGCAGCGACGGCTGGCGGGCGCAAGCCCGCTTGGAGGAGCTCGGTTTGAGCCTCTGA